The segment TGAACGCCGCGAAGTTGTTGCGTGCCAGCTGCATCCGGCGCAGCTGCACCTCGAGGATCAGCGTGTTGAGCGGCGTCTTCAGCTCGTGCGAGACGATCGACATGAAGTCATCGCGCATGCGGATGGCGCTTTCCAGCTCGGCCTGGGTGCTGCGCAGTTCATCGAGCAGCACCTCCTGCTCGCGGCGGCTCTTTTCCAGCGCCTCGAGCTGACGCGAAAGCGCCTTGCGGCTGCGGTACAGATCGACGAACACGCTGACCTTGCTGCGCACCGCATGGGCATCCAGCGGCTTGTGCAGGAAGTCCACCGCCCCGCTCTCGTAGCCCTTGAAGGCGTAGTTCAGCTCGCGCCCGGCGGCGCTGACGAAGACGATGGGGATCTGCTTGGTGCGCTCGGTGCCGCGCATCAGTTCGGCCAGCTGGAAGCCGTCCATGCCCGGCATCTGCACGTCGAGAATGGCCAGGGCGAACTCGTGCCTGAGCAGCAGCTCGAGCGCCTGTTCGGCCGATTCGGCCTGGTGCACGCGAATGCCCGGCATCTGCAGCAGGGCGCCCAGTGCCAGCAGGTTCTCCGGCAGGTCGTCGACGATCAGCAGGTTTGCCTCAACGGTGTGGTCGGGCATCGGTCACTCCAGTTCGCGCAACAGCTGGTGGATGTCGCGCAGGGGCAGTAGGTAATCCGGCGCGAAGCGCTGGAGTGCGGCACGAGGCATGGTGTCGACCTCGGCCTCGGCAGGATCCTGAACGATGGTCAGACCACCGGCGTGATGGATCGCCGCCAGGCCGGCGGCGCCATCCTCGTTGGCACCGGTCAAAAGGATGCCAAGCAATGCGGGACCCAGGGCGTCGGCCGCCGATTCGAACAGCACGTCGATCGACGGACGGGAAAAATGCACGGCGTCATCCTGACTCAGCGAGAGGCTGCGGTCGCTCTCGAGCAGCAGGTGATAGCCGGGGGGAGCAAAATACAGCGTTGCCGGCCGCAGTGCCTCCTTTTCGTCGGCTTCCTTGACCCGCAGCCCGGTCTTGCGCTGAAAGATCTCGGCAAGCTGCGTCGGTGTGCCGGCCGGTACGTGCTGGACCACCAGGATCGGCAGCGGAAAGTGGCTGCTCAGCCCGCTGACCAGGCGGCTGAGCGCCGCCAGACCACCGGCCGAGGTACCGATGACCACGGCTTCGAGGGGCGGCTCACGGCCGGCGAGAGAGGCGACGATCACGCGGTTCATAGCTTGCGGAAGATCCGCTCCTGCTTGTCGAAAGGCTCGTAGAGATCGGCGCAACCGGAGAACTCGACGGTCTCCTTGCTGCCCAGCCCGAGGAAGCCACGGTGGCAAAGCGATTCGTGAAACAGGCCAAAGGCCCGATCCTGCAGCGGTTTATTGAAATAGATCAGTACGTTGCGGCAGGAAATCAGCTGGGTTTCGGAGAATACGCTGTCGGTCGCCAGGCTGTGGTCCGCGAAGGTGACATTTTCCTTCAGGCTCTTGTCCATGATCGCCGAGTCATACGCGGCGGTGTAGTAATCGGCAAAGCTGCGCTTGCCGCCGGCGCGCTGGTAGTTCTCGGTGTACTGCCGCAGGTGCTTGATCGGGAAGATTCCCTGGCGGGCGCGCTCCAACGACTGCGGATTGATATCGGTGGCGTAGAGGATGGTGCGCTCGAGCAGGCCTTCCTCGCGCAGCAGGATCGCCAGCGAATAGACCTCCTCGCCCGTGCTGCACCCGGCCACCCACACCTTCAGCGACGGATAGGTGCGTAGCAGAGGCACCACCTGCTCGCGCAGCGCGAGGAAATAGCCGGGGTCGCGGAACATGTCGCTGACCGGGATCGTCAGGTACTGCAGCAGCTCCATGAACGCCGTCGCGTCATAGAGAATGCGCCGCTGCAGCTCGGACACGTTCTCGCAGCGCATCTGCCGCAGCGCCAGCAGCACGCGGCGCTTCATCGAGGCGGCCGAGTACTCGCGAAAGTCGTAGCTGTACTTGAGGTAGATCGCCTCGATCAGCAGCTTGAGCTCGATCTCCATGGTGCGGTCGGGCATTTCAGAGCAGCTCCACCTTCGGCAGCCAGACGCGGATCAGCGAAAACAGCCGATCGAGGTCGATCGGTTTGGCCAGATAGTCGTTGGCACCCGCGCGCAGACAGCGGTCCTGATCGTCCTTCATCGCCTTGGCGGTCACCGCGATGATCGGCAGCTTGGCCAGCCGCGGGTCCTTGCGTATCTCCTCGGTGGCCGCGAAGCCGTCCATCTCCGGCATCATGATGTCCATCAGCACCAGGTCGATGGTGCCATCGTGCTGCAGCCGGTCGATGGCCTCGCGGCCATTGCGGGCGATTTCCACCAGTGCGCCCTTCTGCTCCAGTGCGCTGGTCAGGGCGAAGACGTTGCGCACGTCGTCGTCCACCACCAGGATCTTGCGGCCCTCGAAGGCCTTCTCGCGGCTGCGCGCGCTCTTGAGCATGCGCTGGCGCTCGGGCGGCATGTCCGACTCGACCTTGTGCAGGAACAGCGTGACCTCGTCGAGCAGGCGCTCCGGCGAGCGCGCGCCCTTGATGATGATCGAGCGCGAGTACTTGAGCAGCGCCGCCTCCTCGTCGCGGGTCAGGTTACGCCCGGTATAGACGATCACCGGCGGGAACGAGCAGATTTCCTCGCGGGCCATGCGCTCGAGCAGTTCGCTGCCGTCCATGTCCGGCAGCTTGAGGTCGATGATCATGCAGTCGAACACCGTATCGCGCAGCCGCTCCAGCGCCTGGGCGCCGAATTCCACCGCGGTGATCTCGACGTCCACGTCCTCGATCAGCCGCGACACGCTATCGCGCTGGCGGGCATCGTCCTCGACCAGCAGGATGCGTTTGACCTTCTGCGACAGCTTGGCCTCCAGGCGGCCGAACACATCCTTGAGCTCCTCGCGGGTGGTCGGCTTGAGCGCATAGCCGACCGCGCCCATCTGCATCGCCGCCTCCTTGCGGTCCTCGACCGAGACCACGTGAACCGGGATGTGGCGGGTCGCCGGATTTTCCTTGAGCCGCTCGAGCACGGTCAGCCCGGAATGGTCCGGCAGACGCATGTCCAGCAGGATGGCGTCGGGCCGGTAGCGCTCGGCCGCCTCGAAGCCGGCATCGGCATTCTGCGCGAGCAGGCAGCTGTAGCCGAGTTCGTGCGCCAGGTCGCGCAGGATGCCGGCGAACTGCGGCTCATCTTCGATGATCAGTACCGCCCGGCCGTCGAACGGATAGGCGTCACGGTCGTCGGCGAGCGCCTCGCTGACCGGTGGCGGCAGGATGGCAGGTTCCGCCGCCGGCGCCGGGGGATTGATCGGCAGGCGCGCGGGCGCTGCGGGGGCCGGCGGCACGGGCGCCTGTTCCGGCTGCTCGCCGACCCGCGGCTGGTACTGTTCCGGCAGCAGCAGGGTAAAGGTGCTGCCGGCACCGGGCTGGCTCTGCACCTCGATGGTGCCGCCGAGCAGCTGCGCCAGCTCGCGGGAGATCGACAAGCCCAGGCCGGTGCCGCCATAGCGCCGGTTGGTGGTGCCGTCGGCCTGGCGGAAGGCCTCGAAGATGGCTTCCTGTTGCTCGGGCGGGATGCCAATGCCGGTGTCGCTGACGCTGAACGCCACTTGGCCGCCGGCCGCCGGGGCGATCCGCAGGGTGATCTGCCCCTGCTCGGTGAACTTGAAGGCGTTGGCCAGGAGGTTCTTGAGTATCTGTTCGAGCCGCTGCCGGTCGGTGTAGAGGCCGTCCGGCAGGCCTTCGGCCAGCGTGACCTCGAACGCCAGAGACTTCTCCAGCGCCTGCGCCAGGAACAGGCTGCGCAGGCCG is part of the Stutzerimonas balearica DSM 6083 genome and harbors:
- a CDS encoding CheR family methyltransferase — translated: MPDRTMEIELKLLIEAIYLKYSYDFREYSAASMKRRVLLALRQMRCENVSELQRRILYDATAFMELLQYLTIPVSDMFRDPGYFLALREQVVPLLRTYPSLKVWVAGCSTGEEVYSLAILLREEGLLERTILYATDINPQSLERARQGIFPIKHLRQYTENYQRAGGKRSFADYYTAAYDSAIMDKSLKENVTFADHSLATDSVFSETQLISCRNVLIYFNKPLQDRAFGLFHESLCHRGFLGLGSKETVEFSGCADLYEPFDKQERIFRKL
- a CDS encoding hybrid sensor histidine kinase/response regulator — its product is MPDHTVEANLLIVDDLPENLLALGALLQMPGIRVHQAESAEQALELLLRHEFALAILDVQMPGMDGFQLAELMRGTERTKQIPIVFVSAAGRELNYAFKGYESGAVDFLHKPLDAHAVRSKVSVFVDLYRSRKALSRQLEALEKSRREQEVLLDELRSTQAELESAIRMRDDFMSIVSHELKTPLNTLILEVQLRRMQLARNNFAAFTEDKLRSMVDKDERQVQSLIRLIDDMLDVSRIRTGKLSIRPHEVDLVGLVGNVVENFAPQMEAKGCSLQYQQCEPIVGVWDGFRIEQVVANLLTNAMRYGAGKPVQVSVSRVPDGACIQVRDHGIGISAKSLSRIFQQFERAEGSECSAGLGLGLYIAEQIVKAHGGRIQVESEEGKGSLFRVTLPV
- a CDS encoding response regulator, which produces MSDSFVDQSNFKRILNRNVTVPLGFGFLSAFFFCAIVYYLLSVSHWVERSVQGVAYAHEAQKMLNDIEASMRGYLIAGQAPFLEPYQRELPLFEEQLNLMRDYSKDNPEQLARVERIAMLHGQWLTFSEEVIGRRSQGQPVVEAVQSKRGLELKEEQRRLLNDFIARERQIRADRTDVSEVVTTALIGGFLLFSLIFSGLLVYSGRRDLLTLSRTYSESLERQKAHAADLEKQAWYRTGQSQLSDAIIGELTLPALGQGILTFLSRYLEVAVGALYVVQDGKLQRVAEFAYEADQLERNRTLEMGVGLVGQAALERRPIALEQLPADYLKVNSALGATAPRSVLIAPVEDSGMLNAVIELGFLRPLREQDCELLRRIGSSIGSAIEAARYRQRLQKVLAETQQLNEELQVQQEELRAANEELEEQSSALRESQAHLEEQQAELEQTNEQLAEQADILARQRDEMDEKNNRLREAQLMLEERAEELQRASRYKSEFLANMSHELRTPLNSSLILAKLLADNPEGNLSDDQVQFARSIYSAGNDLLALINDILDIAKVEAGKLDVHAELTLLPRLADGLRSLFLAQALEKSLAFEVTLAEGLPDGLYTDRQRLEQILKNLLANAFKFTEQGQITLRIAPAAGGQVAFSVSDTGIGIPPEQQEAIFEAFRQADGTTNRRYGGTGLGLSISRELAQLLGGTIEVQSQPGAGSTFTLLLPEQYQPRVGEQPEQAPVPPAPAAPARLPINPPAPAAEPAILPPPVSEALADDRDAYPFDGRAVLIIEDEPQFAGILRDLAHELGYSCLLAQNADAGFEAAERYRPDAILLDMRLPDHSGLTVLERLKENPATRHIPVHVVSVEDRKEAAMQMGAVGYALKPTTREELKDVFGRLEAKLSQKVKRILLVEDDARQRDSVSRLIEDVDVEITAVEFGAQALERLRDTVFDCMIIDLKLPDMDGSELLERMAREEICSFPPVIVYTGRNLTRDEEAALLKYSRSIIIKGARSPERLLDEVTLFLHKVESDMPPERQRMLKSARSREKAFEGRKILVVDDDVRNVFALTSALEQKGALVEIARNGREAIDRLQHDGTIDLVLMDIMMPEMDGFAATEEIRKDPRLAKLPIIAVTAKAMKDDQDRCLRAGANDYLAKPIDLDRLFSLIRVWLPKVELL
- a CDS encoding chemotaxis protein CheB — protein: MNRVIVASLAGREPPLEAVVIGTSAGGLAALSRLVSGLSSHFPLPILVVQHVPAGTPTQLAEIFQRKTGLRVKEADEKEALRPATLYFAPPGYHLLLESDRSLSLSQDDAVHFSRPSIDVLFESAADALGPALLGILLTGANEDGAAGLAAIHHAGGLTIVQDPAEAEVDTMPRAALQRFAPDYLLPLRDIHQLLRELE